CCCTGACGTGGTCCCCGGCCTTGCAGACTTGAGTTTTAGTCTGTGCGCGTGATGCTCTGTGTGAAAAgagcgggcggggtgggggggtgccccGTGTGCTCAGCCTGCTGCGCTTGCTTCTCCAGAATACAGCAGCAATGTGCCCGTGTGGTCTCTGCGCCTGCTGCCGGCCCTCGCGGGGGCCCTGTCGGTGCCCATGGCCTACCAGATCATCAGGGAGCTCGGCTTCTCGCACTGCGCCGCCACAGGGGCTGCTCTGCTCATGCTGATCGGTAAGGCCTGGGCCCCTGCCCGCTTTGGGGCAGCCTTTGTCCCGAGTCGGTGTGCAGCCCGGGAAGCCTCCTGGTTTAGCAGAGGTGTGTCCCCCACAGTGTCTGCTACTGGCGGGACGGAGGGAAGCACCTCCCATTCGTCCAGATGGGACTCTGGGAGTCACgcggtcccaggctggggggttgTGGGTTCAGACTGTGACGTCACGGAGGTGCAGGCCACGTCCAGCAACGAGCGCCTCCCCCTCCAGCCACCTGTCCTTAAGGGAGGACCTGACCAGTGAGACAGCCTGGGGGGGGGTCTACAGCTGGTCCTCAGGAAAGGTCCCTCCGCCCAGGCCTGGGAACAGGTGAAATTGAGTTGGATGAAAAGAACAGAATCTGGGTTTCTTGCGCGACGAGCCTAActgggcccctcccccagggtgTTAGACATGCGGGCGGGTGGCCCTGCAGAGTCTGCGCATCTTCTGCAGGTGAGGGATGAGGCCCGGAAAGGGGCAGCGACTTCCCCAGAGTCGCTAGGCCTCAGGAGCCGTGGATCGGCTTCTGTGGTTCTGGAGCCCGTCCCCTCTGGCCTCTCCGAGGCCAACCTCTCCACCCTCCCGTCCTGTGACGTTTGGCAAGTGGCCTTTCCCGTGGACGCTGGCCTGTAGCCGACACCGTGTCCTCTTCCTGACAGAGAACGCCCTCATCACTCAGTCCAGGCTAATGCTTTTGGAATCTCTGttgatattttttaatctgttggCCGTGCTGTCTTACCTGAAGTTCTGCAACTCCCAGAAACACAGGTACGGAGCCTGGGACATGTCCTTGGTAGTTCATCAGCAAGAGGAGGGATGTGCCcttctggctcagcgggttcGGGATGCACAtcgtcacagctgtggtgcaggtcgcagctgtggcttgggttcgatccctggcccgggaacttccttgtgccatgggcatagccaaaaaaaaaaaaaacagaaaaaaaaaggaaagaagggcctGGGAGTGGGGGGTTGCCCACCTGAGCAGGTCTAGTACTTTTCCTGCTGCTCTGGGCACCTAGATTGGCTCTTGGCTCATGACGGTATAAATAAATAACGCCTCTTTCTATAACTTAAACTAACTGAGAAGTTGTTCTGGCCGAAAAGAAAAACTGGTTCCAGACTGCCTGCCATCTTGGGTGGCAAGGAACCCCTTCCTTGTGCCTGGAACTCGGCCCACAGCCTCCCAGGCCCTCGAAAGGCCAccttcccagctcccagctccgcTTCTCTGCCTTGCCCCAGGCCCTTCTCTGCGAGCTGGTGCTTTTGGCTGGTGCTGACGGGTGTGGCCTGCTCCTGCGCAGTTGGGTGAGTTTGGCCCACGGGGCTGAGGCGGCATCGGTAGCCTCCCCAGGGTCCCGTCTTCACCTCCCCCTTTGGCGTGTCTGCAGCATCAAATACATGGGTGCGTTCACGTACTTGCTTGTGCTTGGAGTTGCCGCCGTCCACGCCTGGCTTCTGATCGGAGACCGGACGCTCTCCAACGTAGGTGCTGCCGTCGAGGGTGGGCTGAGGCCGGAGGGCGAGGCAGAAAGGCCCAGGGTGCAGGCGCCTTCCTGGGGCGGGCGTGACTCCACCTTCCACAGGTCCGCGTGCTCTGCCACCTGCTCGCCCGCGCGGTGGCCCTGCTGGTCGTCCCCGTCCTCGTGTACTTGCTGTTCTTCTACGTCCACCTGGTACTGCTCTGCCGCTCGGGGCCCCACGACCAAATCATGTCCAGTGCTTTCCAGGCCAGCTTGGAGGTAAAGAGGGCCCCAGCCTCCTTAGAAAGAAGGCCACGCTGGACTGGCTCAGCTTCCCTACTTAAATGCCGCCGTGCGGCCCAGGAGGAAGAAGCGAATCAGGACGCGAGGCCCGGCTTCAGTGTGTCTCCCCGGGACCGCACCCTGATGGGGGCTCTGCAGTGTGACTGCCGGCGGGAGCCCGGCCGCACAGCACAGACGTGCCCTGGCGCCCGCTCCTGCTGGTGGCGGGAAGGAGTCAAAATGCTCCGTGGAGTCGAGGTGCTTGGAAATGCAGGCCAGGAAGTGGACAGACCTGCTCCGAGGGCCGGCTCTGCCGACGGCCAGCACTGTGTTCGGGCCGGTTTCTCTTAACTCACCCACTCCCAGTGTCAGGGGACAGTTGCTCTCCCGCAGGAAGCCTGGAAGCCATCGCTGAGGGTGGCGGGGAGGGACTCTCGGAGGGCCCGGCCCTGGGGCGGCCTCCAGTCAGTAGAGGCTACGGTTCTGTCGCACAGTGTGTCATTGTGGCTCATTTATGACGGGTGATAACCATCCCAGCCCCCGAGCACCTGCCGGAGGGGGAATGGCTGTCAGAGGGGCCAGTGTGGCTGTCACaactgctctcccctcccctcccccctctcctccctcccccctcccccctccctctctctcttgctctccctccctccctggcaccCCTTTGCCTCTGCCCCAGGGCGGGCTGGCGCGGATCACGCAAGGCCAGCCCCTGGAGGTGGCCTACGGTTCCCAGGTCACTCTGAAGAACGTCTTTGGCAAACCCGTGCCCTGCTGGCTTCACTCCCACCAGAACACCTACCCCATGATGTAAGGAAAGTTTGTAACTTGAAGGTTATTAAGTGTTGTGTCTGCTCATGTTTTTGCTGTTACCAACTTTCACTTCATGTGAAGAAGCTTGTGAGACAAAAAGAAATTGAGCTCTCAGACCCTGATTGTCAATGAGTCTCATTATTTCTGCATGAAGAATCGCTAGAGGGCCTGGCCGAGCCCCTCTGGGACGTGAATGGCTCTGCACACCTTGCTGGTGGCGGCTGCAGGGACCCTGGGGGCAAGGCCAAGGGCCACCTGGCGCCCCACCCCCAGGTGCCTCCCCTTCTTGCAGATATGAGAACGGCCGTGGCAGCTCCCACCAGCAGCAGGTGACCTGTTACCCCTTCAAGGACGTCAATAACTGGTGGATCGTGAAGGATCCCGGGAGGTGAGCATGGGCCCAGGACACCTCGGCCTCAGTCCAGCCACCTCCCagtccacccacccaccctccttccttcctccccgtCCATGTCCCTCCATCCTCCCCGtccacacccctcccccctcctccatgtccacccccccccccggccaccCACCCCCCCACGCCCTGTccatgctccctccctccctctctggaaGCTTTGGGACCAGCTCAGGGACTTGGGTCTCTCCCCAGCGAGTCTCCGGCCCAGCATCTCCTCCTGGGTGTTCATAGGCTTGTCCCCAACTCCGCCCCGCACCTCACTCACCTTCCTCAGCCACTTCTAGCTTCTGCATCCTAAAGAGGTCTTGGGGTCTTCTCCTTCCCAGCAGTCTGCTTCCACACCCGCCTCCCCCATCGCCCCCGTTCCCCACAGCTCGTTCCCCGCAGCTCCTGCCGTGCTCAGGTGTCCCACTCAGGTGGCAGGTCACACTcctgcccaggcccctcccccagcttctgaGGCTGTTAGAAGGAATCCAGCCGCTCCTGGAGGCTGCAGCCATGCCCTTGGGCCCCAGCccccctgcagccctgcccccgCTCTCGCAGCACTCGCCCTCCTCTGCATCTCTGGAGCCAGGCCGATGCCTGCTGCGGGCTGCACAGGCTGTCCCCACAGCCTGGCAGGGTCCCACTGCTGTGCCCTCTGACTTAACAGTGAGGGTCAGCATTGGGAGGCCGCCCCTGCTGCCCTCCAAGGCTCCACGCCCTCCCCCTGTCACTGTCCTCTGTCTGCCGCTGCCTGTGAGCTCACTCCGTGGTTCCCACCTGGTGCAGTGACCCGAGGGTGGTGGCCTCATCTGGCTTCCTCCTGATgctcagccccagcccagggtcAAGGCCTCACAGGCCTTAGTCCTCGTCTGCTGAGTGAACATGGAGCCAGAGTCTGTCTGTCCGAGGATTTCAGGGCAGGTGCAGGCGTTGAGGCAGGTACAGCACAGCTGCCATGTAGCCATGGCAAACGGGCCACACTGGGCAGCTCGGGAAGTGACCCGTGGTTGCAGCAAGTTGCCACAAAGTGTACGCCCTGTGTTTTCACGTGGTCCACTTCCCACAAGGTGCCCACAGACCGAGTGGCCGTGCAACTCCACTCTGGCCGTGTGCTGCCTGGGGCCCTTGACACCCCGGGAGCACGGCCGCGCTCTCTCCCCAGGCACCAGCTGGTGGTGAGCAGTCCTCCGAGGCCCGTGCGGCATGGCGACGTGGTACAGCTTGTACACGGCATGACCACCCGCTTCCTCAACACGTGAGTGTCCGCTCCCCTGGGCAGAGCAAAGCGTGACCTTGCCCTGCACTCGACGCGGGAGGGGGCCCTCGATGGCCGCAGCGGGGGCGCAGTGGCGGGGAGGAGAGCCTTAGTGACCTAAGTGGGACAGTGGCCTCTCACCTGTGCCCATGGGTGATGAGCAGCGTCCTATCCAGAATGAAGGGTGGGCGCCCTTGCAGACAGGGGCCCCCACTGAAAGCAGAAGGGAGTTGAAGAAGGGGGAGCCCTACCTGCTCCCCCCACCTGGCTTCTCCATCGTTGCCATCTCATGGGTCTCAAGACCCCACATTGGTGCCTCCTTGCCCCCTCAAGGAGCTGCTTGCTGGGCCCTCACCGTCTCCCCTTCCCCTGActcacttccttctctcttcacTCCCACGCCCCCACCCAGGCCCTGTCTGCTTCGTCCCGCGGGGTTGGGAGCCCCCCAGCCGtgtccctccaccccctgcaCCCAGCAGCCACGGCTCCCTTTGAAAAACACTCTCTACTGGCGTCACTTCTCTACCGAGATCCCTCCAGTGACTTCCGGTGTGACTGTCACAGCAGAATAacgccccacccctccctgcctgcagGCCCCCACTCCCTGGTAAACTTCATACCAGTCACTCCCCCCCAACTATCCCCAGAATGAACATGTGCAGCCCCCCACGGCCTCACACTTGCCTCGTCTGCCTGGGTTGTTCTTTGACTCAGGGACAGTGCCCCCCTCCACACCCCCCCAGTAACCCCCTTTATATTCAGCTGTCAGCTGAAATGTCCCATCACCAAAAGCGTTTCTTGCGCGCTGTGCCCGCACTGTGCCCGCCATGTTTGGGCATAATTTGTATCGCTCATGCGCTCACAGGTCGTGTCTGGCTGTGCAGAGCTGTGCAGGCCTCTCTGCTCAGTGTGGGGCCCCCAGCTCCTCCACAGGGCCCTGCGCAGTTTGAGAAAACCGTGATTTCCAAGTGAGTGAACACAGGACCTGGCATGTCTGGATATCTGAAGTCACTGTCACAGAGAGCCCTTGGCCATCCCACAATGTTCTTGGCGCCCCAGCCGTTTCCAAGTCCTGGCGTTGGGAGCCACCAGCCTGTGTGGGCTGAGCTCCTGGGCTTGGTTCATCCTTTGAAAGGGGGATGGTGAGACTCATGGTTTAGACGGACACCTGCCAGACCCCGTGTCCCCGGAAGGCGCTGGTCACTGCGGAGCTTCTGCGCTTACATGCTTTATCGCCAAGCTGGCGGGTGGCTCATCCTTCACGCGGTGGTGCTTGAAGGCCAAGCTGGCTTTGTTTCCtgaaaagtggattttttttcccccttaaaggGACAGCGAGtgggcgttccctggtggtctagtggttcggactcggtgctttcactgctgtagcctgTATTCAGTTCCTGGTCCGGGAAGTGAGATTCCCTCATCAAGCTTCTAcgtgctgtggccaaaaaagaaaaaagaacccttcCCTGTTGATGCTCACCTCCAAACCTCCATCGCTTGATCACTTGTTCAGCCTCAGTACCAGGGATGCTGCGGCTTACCAGACAGACAGGGTGCTCACGGCGCTTAGGGGCCAGTGTGTCACATCCCATCCTCCTTGCCCGCCAGGGGCAGTGGGTGCTTTTCAGCCGTGTCGTTTGGTTTTCCAGGCATGATGTGGCGGCCCCCCTGAGCCCCCACTCACAGGAGGTCTCCTGCTACGTGGACTACAACATCTCCATGCCTGCCCAGAACCTCTGGAGGCTGGTGAGTCccatgcccagcccccacctccgcGACACGAGCCTGGTCCGGACCGCGCCCTTCAGCATCGTGATCGGGGGCGAGATTAGGTCCACGGTTTTCAGTCAAAAAAAGGTGTAGCTCTTTTCACAGAGCACAGCCTCGGCGTTGTACAGAACGTGGGGCTCGGGTGTTTTTCTTGTATCAGAGGGTGTTGCTCCGGGCACAAAGCTCCTGCTCGTGTGGGGCGCTGCCACAGGGCTGGGCTGGCGCTGCCGGGAGAAGGCGCCCTCCTGCTGTTTAGGCTCTGGGCCTTGTGAACACCCAGGATCGGGGCTCTGGCCACCCTGCCTTGCCCGGGAACCTCATCAACCCTCGCTCAGGATAAGCCAGGCTCTCCCTGGGGACTGGCTGTGCTGTCCGCGGAGCGATCCCGGCACCACCCTCCCAGTCCCAGCCAGCGGTCACCCACCTCCACGCTGCACGTGCTGCCCTGGGCAAGGCGGCGGGAGGGAAGCTCCGTTACTGGGCTGTTATTGGGTTGTTGGACCGTCCGAAGGCAGGGACGGAGCACGAAACGCAGCGCTGGCGATTGCCCTGGCCCAGCCTTGGGGAGAGCCAGGCTCCCTTGAGCCTCATCCGTAGCAccagcgcccccgcccccaccattgGGCTCTCGACGGTGTGTGAGTGAGGCCGtctgcctctgcccctcctgccctgttCTGCTGTGATGCGATTGTTACCATGCCCTTGTCCCTGGGATTCTCCTGAAGGTCCCCCCGCCCCCTTGCTGCCAAGGCTCATTGCTGATCCCTGTCCTGCTCCTTGGGCCCCACGTTCAGCCCCACACGCCCGCTTTTCCAGGAACCGAGGCTCAGGGAACAGGGCAGACGGCTCACTGGAGGTGTGGCCCCAGCCAGGCCTCACCCTGCGCCCACTTAGGCCCCCCGGTCCCCGCTCGTCAGTAGCTCCTGACCTCATGGGGGCGTCACCAGTAAGTTAAATATAAGTTAAATACGACCGTGCCAGGCTCTGCAGATAGTAGGCTTTTATTTCCCAGCGTCGCGAGTCCACTCCAAGGGCACCTCTTCAGGGACCGTGTCTCACTTTCCTGTGCTCCATCTTTGTGTTTGGCTGAACCTTCTCAGTGAACAGGCGTCGCAGAAGCTCAAGGAGGACCGTCCATCTTTAAGTCCCCACTGAAAAGGCTGCCCTGAGAAGCCTCTGGACGAGGACGAGGATGAGGGTGGcgggtcccccccacccccatgcagcCTCTGGAGAGGGGCCCTGCCCCCGCAACCCCCATGCAGCCTCTGGAGGATGGCGAtgcctcccgcccccacccccttgcGCGGGTGTCAGGAATAAAGTCCACGGCAACATCCAGGACCGGCCCTCGGCTCCCCTTCGGGGCCTGTCCCCCGGCAGCAGACGAAGTCAGTGTCCCCGTTTGGTGCCTGCTCTTCGTTTCGCCCTTAAGGAGAACGGGACGGGCGGCTGTCTTACAGGACGTTGTGAACAGGGAGTCGGACGCGGGCGTGTGGAAGACCATCCTGTCCCAGGTCCGCTTCGTGCACGTCAACACCTCGGCCGTCCTGAAGGTGAGCGGCCGCCCCCACCCAGCTCCCGCCCCGGGCGGgaccgacccccccccccccccgagctgCCGCCGCCCCAGCCGAGGGCCCCCGTCATGCCCTCCGTCTCCCTCGCTGGCAGCTGAGCGGGGCGCACCTCCCGGACTGGGGCTTCCGGCAGCTGGAGGTGGTCGGGGAGAAGCTGGCCCGCGGCTACCACGAGAGCGCCGTGTGGAACGTGGAGGAGCACCGCTACGGCAAGAGTGAGGCCCCGGCTGTCCTGGGGCGCCCTGCGTGGGCGGGCGGAGGCGGCGAGCCCCCCCAGAGACGGGACGCGGGCCCCGGAAGGCAGCGTGGGCTGAGCCCTGGGGCCCGAAAGAGCCTGAGCGGGTGGAGCCCCGCGCGGTGGGGAGGACCCCGGCCCAGGCTCCCTGACCCACCGGCGGCTTCTTCGGCTTGGGGTGTGTCTGTCAGGCCAGGAGCAGAAGGagagggagctggagctgcacTCACCCACGCAGATGGACGTCAGCAGGAACCTGAGCTTCATGGCCAGGTTCTCGGAGCTGCAGGTGACAGGCGGGCGGAGGGAGGCCTGATCTGGCTGACAGGCAAAGCACCGAGGCCGGCAGCACTCCATGGCCCTGCGTCGGCCTCTACACCAGGCCCTGACCGGCTGGGAGGGAGCCTTTCTCTGTCCACTGTGAGCGACACGCACACACTGTCGGCCCCCGCCTGTGGCCGTCCTGCCTGTGGCTTCGCTGGCAGGACAGTCGGGAACCAAGGAGGCTCTGCAGTGTGACATTGCCACACAGGTCAGGTCCGAACGGGCCCCGTCAACACGATGCAGCCCTAGAGAGGTCAGAACCAGACGTGGGTCCCCATGGCAAAAGTGTCCTTGGCACCCAGCCCCGTCCCGTGACAGACGCGGGGCCGGCGCTGGGAGTGGGGCCACAGCCAGGTTGTGATTCAGGTCTCCCGATGGGCGCGCCTGCCCGCCGTGGCGCTGcccctgctgtgggtgtggcccggCCGAACTGGAGGTTGGACGCGCTCGTGAAAGGGGCAGATCCCTGAGCGATGGAGGTGCCTGGCCGGCCGTGACTCCCAGAGGCCCCTGCTTTGTTGCAGTGGCGGATGTTGGCGGTGAGAAGCGATGACTCAGAGCACAAGTACAGCTCCACGCCGCTGGACTGGGTCACGCTGGAGACCAACATCGCCTACTGGCTGCACCCCCGGACTAGTGTAAGCAGAGCCTTTGTGCGCGCAGAGCTGTCCCGTGACCTCAGGAGCAGCCGTCGCATGTGACCGAGGCCCAGCCTTGCGACGTCTTTCCTGACAAAAGCCTTGGCCTTGCTTCCCCCGAGTGCTTCGGTGGCCCACACGGCCAGGGCGTCAGGTCTCAGCGCCTCTGCAGATCACGGGGAACCGAGCTTCACTGCAGACACGGGAGCACATGGTTCCGCTTCTCTGGCAAAtgtggtttggttttgttgtttggggcggggttttttgttttgttttgttttgtctctttagggccgcacctgcagcatatggaatttcccaggctaggggactgcatcggggctgcagctgctggcctacaccagagccacagctacaccagatccgagctgagtctacaacccacaccacagttcacggcgcaacgccggatccttgacccactgagtgaggccagggatccagcccgcattctcatggatactagttgggatcttaCCCAGTGTGCCACCCTGGGAACTCCGCAGACGTGGTTTTTAAGAGAATCCTATGAAGCTCCTGGTATCTGGGCGGTCAGGGCTCTGTTTACGCATCGTCTCCCTCCACCTGGGGGGCCGGACGCAGCATAGAGTCAGTGCCCAGGACTCGGCCACCGTGAGCCGTGTTGAGGAGGCTGCCTGGCTCCTTCCCGGGAGTGGGGCAGCGATTGCAGGCTGGGAATCGGGGTCTGGGATGAGGGCTGCTCAGCACCCAGTGGCTCAGCATCAGCCCCTCCGAGAGCAGCTCTGCGGGGAGAAGGAAATCGCGTCTCCTCCTGGTTCTCTGTCTCAGCTTGTAGAGCTGGGAGCCTTGGCACTTCTGTAGAGAGGCTCTCACCGGGGCAGGCACGGCCCAGGGTGGGGACGTGGGAGGGGCCTGCGGGCAGCAGCTTGGCTGGGATGACTGTGTCTCTGTGCCTGCAGGCGCAGATCCACCTGCTGGGCAACGTGGTGATCTGGGCCTCGGCCAGCCTCGCCACCCTGGCCTACGTCCTGCTCTTCCTTTGGTACCTGCTCAGGCGCCGgcggcacatctgcgacctccccGAGGGTGAGCGCGGCTGCCCGAGCACAGCTCACGCCCCTTCCTCCTGGTTCTGACAGGAGCTCCTCGGGCTTCCGTGTCAGCCCAGCCGCGGTGGGAAGCAGGGCCTTAAGCCGACCTCTGTTTCTGTCTCAAGGGAACGTCCATGATGTCTGCCTCCCCAGAGACAGGGTTGCAGTCCGGTTCCCACATGGCCTTCCAGGCCTCTCTGGGGAAGTGCAAGTGACAGGTGGGATCCTGGATCCCAGAAGCCCTGGAAGTGGCAGATGGGACAGAGTGGCCTGCAGGCACTTAGTCAAGGGTGACTGTTTGCAAGGACAGAGACCCCCTTAAAACCATCGAGAAACAGGAAACGAGCAAACACCCATGGCAGGGCGCCCAAGGCCATCGGGACAGGGAGGCACCTTCTCCGGGCTCAGCTCCAAGCTGGTCACTGTCCTCTGACTCCCTGCTCCCTTGAGCGGGTGCAGGATccagtgccccccgcccccacactgcTCCCTGTGGAGTGAGACCCAGCTCCCAATTCCTGGGAGAGCCAAGGTCAGCGAGGAATAGAGAATAAGCCAGGCCAGGACCCAAGGGGCTGGTATTTCTCACAAAGGGGACAGTAGGACCGCAGGAAGTTACAGGAGGTCTGTGCTTCCTCCAGAGAtgctgggaagggctggggggaggACAGAGAAATCAGGAGCGGCGGGCACGTGGGTCCCTTGTGGACAAGGAAGCCAGCCAGCCTGTTGGGCCGCAGAGAGCTTCCTGGCTCCAGCCGTCGGCAGCACTGGCTGAGATGGCCTTTCCCTGCAGACTCCTGGCTGCGCTGGGTGCTGGCTGGGGCTCTGTGCGCCGGGGGCTGGGCCGTGAACTACCTGCCCTTCTTCATGGTGGAGAAGACGCTCTTCCTCTACCACTACCTGCCCGCCCTCGCCTTCCAGATCCTGCTGCTCCCTGTGGTCCTGGAGCACGTCAGCCACCACCTCTGCAGGTGCGCGGCCTTCGCAGCAGCACCCCGGGGGTCAGGGTCCAGGGGCGTCGCCAGTGGTGATCTCGGTGTGACGGGGACTCGGGACTGGGTTAGGGCCACGAAAGGGGCACAAGCAAGGCTCCGTGGGGGTCAGAGGATGGAGCGAAGGCgggtgggaggtggaggtggcTGACGCGGGTGGGAAATGG
The nucleotide sequence above comes from Phacochoerus africanus isolate WHEZ1 chromosome 2, ROS_Pafr_v1, whole genome shotgun sequence. Encoded proteins:
- the POMT1 gene encoding protein O-mannosyl-transferase 1, giving the protein MLGFLQHPVMVTADINLNVVALTVVGLLSRLWRLAYPRAVVFDEVYYGQYLSFYMKRIFFLDGSGPPFGHMLLALGGYLGGFDGNFLWNRIGAEYSSNVPVWSLRLLPALAGALSVPMAYQIIRELGFSHCAATGAALLMLIENALITQSRLMLLESLLIFFNLLAVLSYLKFCNSQKHRPFSASWCFWLVLTGVACSCAVGIKYMGAFTYLLVLGVAAVHAWLLIGDRTLSNVRVLCHLLARAVALLVVPVLVYLLFFYVHLVLLCRSGPHDQIMSSAFQASLEGGLARITQGQPLEVAYGSQVTLKNVFGKPVPCWLHSHQNTYPMIYENGRGSSHQQQVTCYPFKDVNNWWIVKDPGRHQLVVSSPPRPVRHGDVVQLVHGMTTRFLNTHDVAAPLSPHSQEVSCYVDYNISMPAQNLWRLDVVNRESDAGVWKTILSQVRFVHVNTSAVLKLSGAHLPDWGFRQLEVVGEKLARGYHESAVWNVEEHRYGKSQEQKERELELHSPTQMDVSRNLSFMARFSELQWRMLAVRSDDSEHKYSSTPLDWVTLETNIAYWLHPRTSAQIHLLGNVVIWASASLATLAYVLLFLWYLLRRRRHICDLPEDSWLRWVLAGALCAGGWAVNYLPFFMVEKTLFLYHYLPALAFQILLLPVVLEHVSHHLCRSQLQRSLFHALVVAWFASACHVSNMLRPLTYGDRSLSPSELRALRWKDSWDILIRKH